Within Octopus bimaculoides isolate UCB-OBI-ISO-001 chromosome 20, ASM119413v2, whole genome shotgun sequence, the genomic segment acacacacacaagtgacaTCAAATAAAGTAAGTTTTACATTCACTGTAACACTATctttaactgaaaataatttcaatatcagGACagagaattaaagaaacaaaactatttttattaaaaGGCAATGAGGtgacagaattgtttgcacaccaagcaaaatggttagcagtttttcatgtcttcatgttctgcgttcagattctgccaaggttggtaaaataaaagaaccagctgagcactggggggccagtgtaatcgatttacctgctcccttgaaattgctggctttgtgctaaaatctgaaccattatcattgttataagaTTAAGTTATAACTAAGATAAAATTAAATCATAGCTAAGATAAGATTAATAACTAATCATAGATAAGACAAAATTTAATACTAGGGCAAATTctaaacttcaaaaatatttttcaaacataccttcatttttttctttttcttgcttggTTCATCCTAAAGAAGGAAGACAAAAATATAGTTAAACATGGAGATGACCCCGTTACTTAGATAGGATTCAGCTGATGCCTATGTCCACTCTCTCATAAGGAAATAGTGATGAGGGATCTGAGTGAATGGGAGATGGAAATTGTACAAATCCTgttgtatgggcgtgtgtgtgtgtgtgtgtagagcagATGGAAGCTGTGGAACAGGGAGAGCCAGGAAGCTAGGGTAATTCAGGGGTAGCTGATTCTGTGATACTGATGGTGAGTCCCTGAAACAATTTACTCCTTGTCAGGCCCTcaccaacaaaagaaagaagtggTACATGGCTACCATAGCTACACATGGTTACCTTGTCCTCTTTCTCATCAATCGTAATATTGCAGTGGGGAGTTCTTATCAGTTGAGGCTCTGGGGTTATTGGTATAGGGTCCTTCTACATATGCATTGTCCCTTCCAGATCTACACAAATCTAGTCAGCACCAGCAGACCTGCTGTTCTTCAGACAGTGAGCAGCTCACAACGACACACACATTTTGCTATTATTTGGAAGTTTTAATGAAGAATGTAGTTGAAATAATTAGAGAAAATTATCTTACCAGGTGAAAATCATTTTCATCATAAAGAACGTTAATATTTTCAAAGTTGGCAAGTTGACCGAGGGAAGCTGATGTGGTAAGTCTTCGAGACGCCATCTGTAAATAAAGGGAGACAACGATCAACGGTCTGCTAATATCACCAGGACTGGTGTAGGACAAACAGAAGCAAATATCACCTGGTCCTTTGGAATTTCCATGTGGTTGGCCAACACCACTACCCTGGGTGTCTAAGAGTGCTTGTCCTAACTCACCTCCCTGAAAATGACATGCTTAAAAACACAATCTGATCAGCTGGAGAAAGGGGACAGCCTTGAATACGTTGCTCTTCTCCTTATCTGGAGTTTGTAGTCAAAAGGCAGAGGAAAGATGTTTTCTTGAAGACAAGAATCTATCTTGTATCTTATTTAACATACCTGTcttcaatgtatacatacatgccactGACCATTCTAAATTGATTTTCTGAGTACAATTTTGCTTTAATTAgccataaatattttctctttttgtgtgATTAAGCCTTTAGGCTGCCAGTCAAGCTGGAGCAACTGCTATGCTGACAATACTGACTGAGGCAGATTACAAACGTAAACAGCTGTCCTTTTGTCTTCATTCAATCAGATTCGCTTTTCTGTAATGGTATATCAATTTCAGAGAATTCTACATTTGCAGTTGGTCGCAACTACCACTAGGCAACTGTTTATCCTTCTGCCAAAGCAAAGGTAATCtcaaataaatcaagaatttatcttggATGCCATTTTATAAATCCTTATTCATTTTGagctattttaataaatttttaatcatCACCTGTATCTCAAATATTACCATTTTAACTCTTCTTCGTAAAAGATCTCTGAaacaaaatgactgaaactttcaatatatttatttctcaaaacCTTTACCTTCTCTTTTTTGCTGATTGGAAGTCTGACAAAGTTCTCTTCTTCATAACTGCAATGGAACAAAACCAAATGTCAATTACTTTAGAGTTTAGTCTTTGGAATTCAACATGTAAAATtggaatttttaatatttccttagACATTGTCCCTCTAAAATTCCAAAGTGGCACTGACCAGTGTGTAAATGTAAcattgtgtgcatatacaaataataaataaggaGTATGAAGTAGCAtttcatgaattttaatttacatttttatttaaatacagctttatatatatatacatgcacctggTCAGtaccacgttaaaagcacccagaacactctgtaaagtggctgaccTTAGGAACTGTCCAACCTAGCCGACATGAACATTAATTGATAATGATCACATATACACgatcattatttgttttaatatctgctttcctatgcttgcatggctccagattttctacaaccagattcctttcctgttgccaacattcacctatttgatgacgatggtggtcaAGGACAAAGACGAAGTAGAAGCAGAAGAGGACAATTTCTGCTGTCACCAACATCATGTTGAGAGACAAACCATTAATGAGTATAAAAGGTATCACACTTTGGCTAAGTTTACCTTGTCTAATCCCACACTCTACAGATATGGAGAAACAGACTGAATAAGAGAAACCAGTGGTCACATGAAACACCTCAGCTTGTCAGCTTGTGCAATATGCCCCTCAACTTGGTATAGATACAGCTGTAACAATGGACTGTTCCAAGTTATTTGACTCTAGTAAAATCGCCACACAACCAGTTCACAGAAATTTTGTGACCCCTAAACAGAGTATAGGCTGTAGTATCAACCACTTACCGTattctttcttttgcttctttattttctttaattctgtGTAAACTGTTACTTTCCTGGAATGGAGAGAAAATATTTGCTTTACAACAATGTCAAATGCTACAAAACCTGATAATTCAAACTGTTTCAGTGGTAGTTGTACAGCCTATGTTGGTACTGAACGGAGATTTCTGAATCAGATATATTAGACAGACCTTCCTTGTGTTGTTAACGTCAGACAAGGTAAGAAACCAATCCTTGACATAGCTACAAAACACCaaattcttcacacacacacaaagactctgCTTACCATATATTCCTCTGGTCCTTCATCATACTCTCGTTTCAGGTCCTGTAGCAGTGTACTGCCAAGAGCTCGTTTCTTTGCTCTCTCAATCAGTTTCTCTCGACGTTCTTCAGCAGTCATTTGACCTGGAAAATTAATTCATGAAATTTGAGTGGAGCAACTTATTTAAATTTCATCTgacaagttaaataaataaatttaacatgACAAAATAGGTAATTAAATCTGCTCTAACAAGTTAATTAGATTTGACCTGATTATTTTAATAAGGCCCAATCAGTTATTCACAATGATCTCCCTGTACATGGGTAAATGAACCattacacatacgtgtgtattacTGGTACTGTCAGTCACGACAAGTGTTCCAaatgatccaatcaacagaacagcctgagCACTCCCTTAACAGAGTTGCTCTCAGGGAGAGtcagcatggcacagaatgtgacaacacgggcccttttgaattacaggtacaactcaattgttgccagctgagtgggctggagcaataaagtgtctcgctcaaggacacaacgtgccactAGGTATCAGagtcacaaccttatgatcgtgaaCCAAACCAAATACACGAACCATTAAGATACATACctcaactgtatgtgtgtgtgcgcatacacatgtaattGTGCAGTagtacatacacgcagacactgagatatatatatatgagataaaagagagagaaaatcaaaCACAAACCACACTGGACAGCAGCCAATTTAGGAGGAACGTAGGGTTTTATATTATGATGTCCCGTTTCTTCTGGATTAttctcatcgtcatcttcatcttcaagctaacaatatgaacaatatatacacacggtCAAGATTCTATACCCAATATGAACGATATACAGATCAattatgaaaagatgaaaatgatgaataTAGATGGGTTAAAAGAATTGGAAATTGGTATGAGAGTTGATTGCAGTACACCTGTCTCTTGTAGAATCACTTGTCTCCCTATTATTAGACAGGGCAAGAAGAAGAGGTGGGGCCTAGTTATTGTAAGAACAACATAGAAACATGAAAAGTCAACGGAAGTGAAATTTaattgtgatgttgttgatgtcttACCTTTGGGATAAGATTCTCAGGTTTGGCTCGATATTCCAAAGCATCTGCAACACCTGAAAACAATATTACAATGCTGGTCATTGTTAtgcatttacttttttaattaattctttatttaaaaattaatctcTTCTAAATTTTCATTCATGGCATTTTATTTCTGTTCCAAGTCTCTGCCTCTTTTATCATCACCATGTAACATGTGCGCATGggagtatgcacacatatatttatgcatgtgtgtgtgtatatatatatatacatacatacatacacacacgagagaCAGCTGTGCATTGGTCTGGAAATGTGAAGTAAATGGATGACAATGTGTGATGGGTGAATAAGTGTTGTGTGATGTAAGTGAAGGGAATCAGGGGATGAGAaagatgttgtttagccctaggtcagccgtGACCCAGCAGACATTCCAGCCATCATTATCCTGTCCTATTCCTGGGAagggaacccagaaccattttaGGCTTTGATGAGAGAGGTTCTTTCAATGGCCCAATGAGCAAAATGTGTGAAGAGATGATGACACAAGAAATCAAAAATCTTGAGTAAAGAGGACAAAGGATGGGAAGTAGTAGTAATATCCTCCTGTATTACAGTTGCAATTCACcatttgttgtcattattgttctaTATCTTCTCCAATTGATTTCAACACTGAGAAACAGACATCAACTGTTTTGATTCCAATCCATCCATGACTGCCCCCTCTCACTCTACAATAAAAACTTCCTGCTTTGAATTGTTCTAAATttaaatctttcatcaaaatttcaaattatattccaaacatcagcttagtGATGACAAAGTCTTCTTACTAAATCTTTCATTATTCTATACAAAAGAGGTGTAtattaacagaaatatagcaacaaaaagattagaaatgttgttgctgttgttgatgatggtggctACCACACACATCACTTTCAGTGTTTTCAATGCTGTTTCACCTACAGAATTTTGGTTCAAAGCAGATCAAAGTTTATGTCCCTCTGAAGTTTGTGAGAGATAGAGTTGAACATAATGAATTTCTGTTAAAAATTACAATTACACGTTCATGATAActtataataaatcaaaataattcaTATTATAACCACTAACCTTTGCCTGTTACAGCTGACTGAACGACTTTGTCGATTTGATACTTGAGTTTATTGTCAATGGGTAAAATCTTCTCCCATACCTAATATTATACAAAAGAACAGAAGGAATCATGGaacaggataataataataataataatatttcctactataggcacaaggcctgatttattaaatatttttcacagaagGTAGTAGTCAATTATACtgactcccccaccccacccctggACTGGTAATCATTTTACTGACcgtgaaataatgaaaggcaaattcaactttggtgggatttgaactcagaatgtaaatagccacaagaaatgccactaagcatcttatttggtgtgctaatgattttggtAGCTCACTGCCTCGTTAATGAGATAGCTTGGCTGTGAATACTGTTGGGACAATATTGAAAGATATTGAGAAGAATATAAAGGGAATGAGAATAGAGTGTCCAGAGGAGCTGTTGCAGCATGGCCAGAGGGgcaaatcgattatattgaccccagtacttgactggtactcattttagcaactccaaaaggatgaaaggtaaagagtCAACctcaagcagaatttgaactcagaatgtaataaagatggataaaatgctacttaagcattttgtcttgagTGAACTTCGAGTTCTGCCAgcatttgctgctgctgcttcttcaacaacagcagcagcagattcAGATTTAGGCAGAAGCCAGGAATTTTGAGAGTAAGGGTAAGTAGTGAACGGAATCATTTGTTACCAAACCTTCCTGAGAGAAATGGCATTGACTCACTCACAATTCTGTTCTCCACAAGTCTTTGAACTGCTTCATTCTTTTGCAAAGTATTTCCTTCTGCCTTCTCCAAAAGAAGGAGAGACAAATCTGTGATATAGTTCAATAAAATGTTGCACTTCACTGTTAGAAATCCAATTCCCTGCAATTagaaaaatagattaaattaaaaAACCCTCTTTTCAAACATAAATCCTCACTATTATCACCattgccgctgccaccaccaccaccaccaccaccaccatatatatatatatatatatatatatatatatatatatataagagagagagagagagagacaaaattacaatatatttctaagATTTAAAATACACATTATAGTTCCCTTGTGGCTGAAATAAGCCAAAACATAAGCAAGATTTGACACCAGTATATTATCAGTATGTCACTAATATTTTGGTTCAATTAAAACACATCAGTAATTTACTACCTTAACAACTGTTGGTATGCTACTAATACTAAGGTAACAGGAAAAGTGAcaagtttgcttttgtttttttattgcttaaTGAGAAGGGCTGCTCCTGCGAGTCTTTTCAAATCCTCAAAAGACAGAAGACCAGATATTTTATCCCAATATTTTGCAACAGTATAGACTATGTGAAAGACAGCCAAAGGAGGATGTGGTGATGTTAAACCAGTTGAAGGATTATGGCTGCCAGGCCACAACCTCAATAACAATCTCTTCAATggattcttacagtttctgttgaccaaatgtCATTTTTGAGACGTGCTGCTAATGGATGAAAGCCAAAACCATATTACTGTGAAGTGAAtcacttaaccacacagccatatctataCCCCATCGTTGCTGGAATACTGACCGTGGGGTtacaagttcaaatttcattacAGTCTACAAGATTGACAAAATAACTTCCATTCTTACTTCATGATCCAAAAGTTTCAAACACAAGACAAACATTTatgttaacaataaaaaataaatgcaaaacagtaaaatagaaaaaaaaaaaaaaacaggaaaacaattGAAACTTACATCAGAAATATTGAAATCTTCTGAATTGACTTTTTGGATTAGAGATTTGAAGAATTTGTTTGTCTCATGGATTGAATTAGGGAGTTTCTCCAACATATTTAAGGCATCGGGTAAATCTTTCTGTATCACATCCATCTGTATAATTAAAAAGACAAACACTGAAGACATTTTCCCTTGAACCTTAGAAATGAACCAGACATCTCTCATACACATATCAACATCACATTCtcaaaaacaactacaaagtaaatatcatcatcatgaccatcatttaatgttcacttttcaaggcttgcatgggtcagacagaattcattgaggcagattttctacagccggatacAATTTCTGAacatggtaatatttccccatggctggataTATTTCCAAGGAAGATTGGAAATACAGGACATTACTTGTGATGGTGGTGCTTGTTTACAGCTGATGTATACCAAGAGATAGAagtagacacacgcgcacacgacaggtttctttcagtttccatcgaccataTCTACCAAAGCAAAGTGACACGTTTTCGAGAGTGTAGATTACGcaaaattgaaatttcaaaaatataaaccttcAAAGTGAAAAATGCTGAAGTTATGGAAATGACGGAAACGAAATTGGCACCGGTGGGAGAAAGAACCAAAACTCGTCCCAACTTTTTTCCCCACCTCGaaattttgtaataatataatatatttgtgatcAACATCCTtgaaaacgtatttctgcaatatgtaatttaaaaaacaaaacaatcaatttAAAGTCGAGGTGTCaccaatcttatttctttattgctcacaatcTGTTGGTACACCAGATTCTGGTTTGTCTATATTTGAGTTTAAAGAAAGATGAATTGATCGGGGATATCTTTCAGAGACTCTGTCCTTTCCGTCCAccaaaccatgtgtgtgtgtatctttgtagaGCGAACCATTGCGTGACTTACAGTTGCGGCTGAATGAAATAGAACTTGCGGCTtttatgttcatttgttttaaagaGAATGAACTGATTTCAACAAATTAAGTCTTCAAGGAAACAGTTATGAACACATTAAaacaatgtgattgtttaaaaatgTAAGCGTGAAGGAGAAGATC encodes:
- the LOC106879868 gene encoding neuroguidin, which translates into the protein MVSSTISMDVIQKDLPDALNMLEKLPNSIHETNKFFKSLIQKVNSEDFNISDGIGFLTVKCNILLNYITDLSLLLLEKAEGNTLQKNEAVQRLVENRIVWEKILPIDNKLKYQIDKVVQSAVTGKGVADALEYRAKPENLIPKLEDEDDDENNPEETGHHNIKPYVPPKLAAVQCGQMTAEERREKLIERAKKRALGSTLLQDLKREYDEGPEEYMESNSLHRIKENKEAKERIRYEEENFVRLPISKKEKMASRRLTTSASLGQLANFENINVLYDENDFHLDEPSKKKKKMKGKGKKKGFKKKRKL